DNA sequence from the Acidobacteriota bacterium genome:
GGATAGCCGCCCACGTCGGGCGCTTCCTGTGCCGGTACGTGCCGCTCCTTGCCGGTCAGCACGAAGTCGCGTCCGTCGGCCGCGACCACCGCCTCGACCGCGGCCTCGTCGTGGCCGGCTTCAATCAGTGCAAGCAGGCTGCGCCCGGTCATCGCCTCGGGCCGCGGCAGGCCCGCGGCTTCCAGGAACGTCGGCGCCAGGTCCGTCAGGCTGACGAACGCGTCGATCTCCACTCCAGCCGCGAGTCGTTCGGGCCAGCGGATCGCCAGCGGCACTCGCGACCCGCAGTCGTAGAGGTTGCTCTTGCAGCGCGGGAAGGGCATCCCGTGGTCGCTCGTCATGACGACGATCGTGGTCTCGGCGAGGCCCTGTTCGTCGAGCAGCCTCAGCGCGTCGCCGACCAGGGCGTCGAACCGCTGCACCTCCCAGTGGTAGTCCGCCACGTCGCCGCGGGTGTCCGGGTGATCGGGAAAGGCGGCGGGAAGCTGAATCGCGTCCAGGTCCATGCCGCTCTCTGCGCCTGACCCGGGCCGAAACGGTCGATGCGGATCGGACGTGCCGAGCCAGAACGCGAACGGCTGGGCTTCCCCCAGCCCGGCGAGGAACGACTCGAAGCTCTCGAACCGCCTCCCGGCGAGTTCCCGGCCCTCCGTTTCGGTGCGGCCCGGTCCCCATGCCTTGCCGGTCGAGCCCGTGCGGTAGCCGGCCGCCTTGAGCAGCTCCTGGTACGTCTCGAATCGGTCGGGGAAGACACTCCAGAGATTCGCGGCCCCTTCGAGCCGCCAGTGCCACTGCCCGGTGAGAATCGCTCCGCGCGACGGCGTGCAGGAGGGCGAGGAGACGTAGGCGTGGTGGGCCAGGGCGCCCTCGCTCGCAATGCGATCGAAGGTCGGCGTCTTGACGACGGGGTCGCCGTAGGCGGAAGCGTGCGGGAATCCCCAGTCGTCGGCGATCGCGAACAGGACGTTCGGGGCGTCGTGCTGAGCCGTGGCGGCGGTGCCGGTGGCGAGGAGGCAGGCGGCGAGCAGGTTGAACGGTCGAAGCACCGCCATCGATCCTAGCGGGCGCTACGGCGGGCTAGAGTCGTTCGACGATGCGACTGGCCGTTCGCAATCTGCTTGGACTGCTCTTGCTCCCCGTTCTCTGGCCGGCTCAGGCAACCGCCTTGAGCGACGAGGGAGCCAGGGAGGCTGTCCGCCGCTTCATCGAAGCCTGGAACACCCGCGAGCCGGCCGCCTTCGCCGCGACTCTCCGGTACCCGCACGTGCGGCCTACCGCGGACTTCGACGGTCGGGTCTTCGCCGACTCCGCGGCCTACGCGGCGACGATCGACTTCGACGAGGTACTGGCCACCGGCTGGCGCCGGAGCCGGCTCGACTCGGCGATCGTCGTTCAGGCCGGAGAAGGTCAGGCCCACGTCGCCGGGCGCTACACGCGGCTCAGGGCCGACGGCTCCGCCATCTTCAGCAACCAGGTCCTGTACGTGGTGGTGGAGAACGACGGATCGGCCGGCATCCGGGCACGGTTCGCCGCGGGCTTTGACGATCTTTCGGAGGCGGAGCACAAGGCGAACGCGGCGGCGGCCGTCGCGGCCGTCGAGCGCTACCTCGAGGCCTTCAACGATCGCGACGAGGCGGCAATGACTGCGGCTCTTGTCTTTCCTCATGTCCGGGTTGGGCGCGGCGGAGTCAGGGTGTGGAAGACCGCTGCGGAGTACATGGAGGGATTCGACTTCGACGGGTTCGCCGAGCGGTTGGGCTGGGAGCGCTCCGAGGCCGAATCGATGGAAGCGATTCAGGTCGGCGCTAGAGGCGTGAACGTCGCGGTCAGAATCACGCGCTACGGAGCCGGCGACGCCAGGATCCACAGCTTCGACACGGTCTATC
Encoded proteins:
- a CDS encoding sulfatase — translated: MLRPFNLLAACLLATGTAATAQHDAPNVLFAIADDWGFPHASAYGDPVVKTPTFDRIASEGALAHHAYVSSPSCTPSRGAILTGQWHWRLEGAANLWSVFPDRFETYQELLKAAGYRTGSTGKAWGPGRTETEGRELAGRRFESFESFLAGLGEAQPFAFWLGTSDPHRPFRPGSGAESGMDLDAIQLPAAFPDHPDTRGDVADYHWEVQRFDALVGDALRLLDEQGLAETTIVVMTSDHGMPFPRCKSNLYDCGSRVPLAIRWPERLAAGVEIDAFVSLTDLAPTFLEAAGLPRPEAMTGRSLLALIEAGHDEAAVEAVVAADGRDFVLTGKERHVPAQEAPDVGGYPGRAIRTHDFLYIRNFRPDRWPNGTPNQDLAAYPGAWYADTDNGPTKTYMIEQRDRDAEHRRLYELAFGKRPALELYDLRSDPDQQVNVAGDPDYEAIRDELGDRLMERLRATGDPRATGGGDAFDEYPYLGGAPRHPNLPRQRPGALRPPPADQP